One Vibrio penaeicida DNA segment encodes these proteins:
- a CDS encoding catalase family protein, whose translation MVKLTSIYLGVAAALVSYSSFSMDEVSAEMGMSQPEFDAVQSSIISAREISRRAEEYNGRPYRRDAHAKATGCVRATFTVNPDIPERFQQSLFSKVGHEYPSWIRFSNGDMLVQADKKGDARGMAIKVMNVEGDPIAPELGHSGNQDFIMTNVPAFFNRNIFDYAEDMLFLAKFERTKWFISFFPPRFHPKQFYRAVQTVTTVINTPLDAQYFSMLPYQLGSNAIKFSTRPCKGMEFPSKVDKSPENYLNTQLQNQLLNGDACFEFMVQEKLTGHYMPIDDATVIWSEKASPFIPIATVYIPPQLINSPEQTEFCENVSMNPWRAVGEWEPLGSLNKARRLVYKAVSDYRHMMNKATVPEPTSWCLKENQTEKCKMERIISSTPDWSWKRDFDYLAKPLDGNKDFY comes from the coding sequence ATGGTTAAATTAACGTCAATTTACTTAGGTGTGGCGGCGGCTTTGGTCTCTTATTCCTCTTTTTCGATGGATGAAGTGTCGGCTGAAATGGGAATGTCGCAACCTGAATTCGATGCGGTGCAATCCTCCATCATCAGTGCGCGCGAGATTTCACGCCGTGCTGAAGAGTACAACGGAAGGCCGTACAGGCGAGATGCTCACGCGAAAGCGACGGGGTGTGTGCGAGCCACGTTTACTGTGAACCCAGATATTCCAGAAAGATTCCAGCAAAGCTTATTTAGCAAGGTAGGGCATGAGTACCCAAGCTGGATCCGTTTTTCTAACGGTGACATGCTCGTTCAGGCAGATAAGAAGGGCGATGCTCGAGGCATGGCAATCAAAGTCATGAATGTTGAAGGGGATCCAATTGCTCCCGAGTTGGGGCATTCTGGGAATCAAGATTTTATCATGACCAACGTTCCTGCATTTTTTAACCGTAATATTTTTGATTACGCAGAGGACATGCTTTTTTTAGCGAAGTTTGAGCGTACGAAGTGGTTTATCAGTTTCTTCCCTCCTAGGTTTCATCCCAAACAGTTTTATCGTGCCGTTCAAACCGTAACTACGGTAATTAACACCCCGTTAGATGCGCAGTATTTCTCTATGCTTCCCTACCAACTGGGAAGTAATGCGATCAAGTTTTCTACTAGACCGTGTAAAGGAATGGAGTTTCCATCAAAAGTGGATAAATCGCCTGAAAACTATTTAAACACTCAACTCCAGAATCAACTTTTAAATGGAGACGCGTGCTTTGAATTCATGGTGCAAGAAAAGCTGACTGGTCATTACATGCCGATTGATGATGCGACGGTAATTTGGTCTGAGAAGGCATCTCCTTTTATCCCAATCGCGACGGTTTATATTCCGCCTCAGTTGATAAACAGCCCAGAACAAACGGAGTTTTGCGAAAACGTTTCTATGAATCCTTGGAGAGCCGTGGGTGAATGGGAGCCCCTTGGAAGTTTAAATAAGGCACGAAGATTGGTTTACAAAGCGGTTTCTGATTACCGTCATATGATGAACAAGGCAACCGTGCCAGAACCCACATCGTGGTGCTTAAAAGAAAATCAAACCGAGAAATGTAAAATGGAAAGAATCATATCGTCTACGCCAGATTGGTCTTGGAAGCGAGATTTTGACTACCTCGCCAAGCCACTGGATGGAAATAAAGATTTCTATTAG
- a CDS encoding sensor domain-containing diguanylate cyclase → MRIWSSDNLNYSQAVEIALISVGIGSLLLMALTSFVVGGASGDRVYMAYGIYAIAKILTWPTILGFTHMFILQDNFHWSLMSLGGAISIMTGIIFVRSMLQTKEKTPKLDWVLRFMILNAFLLALAALFRETTYSVVLITIALLLYPFMAVAGIIRWIQGSLVSAIYTVAWGILVAGLFAQAMRDLGYVEHNFATYYWPVIASFSEMGVILIAMGIRLLQLRKRKDNAETLYRRQLERAKYELEMLVSERTQALEQEKQRAEIEARTDPLTGISNRRSFMKLAEESFDRSMLETKPLAVIMFDLDHFKEINDRFGHSTGDKALKLFASTISGNIPDNAIFGRLGGEEFCMVFHGDQMMAMDISEFLRSTIENISIDNGERQVRFTTSVGISVLDNEKHIDQLITNADKALYRAKYSGRNKVVVD, encoded by the coding sequence ATGCGCATCTGGTCTTCAGATAACCTAAACTATAGCCAAGCAGTTGAAATTGCACTTATTTCCGTTGGTATTGGTAGCCTACTTCTTATGGCATTAACGTCATTTGTTGTTGGTGGCGCCTCTGGCGACAGAGTTTATATGGCGTATGGTATTTATGCCATCGCCAAAATATTAACTTGGCCAACCATTTTGGGCTTCACCCACATGTTCATCTTGCAAGACAATTTTCATTGGAGCTTGATGTCGTTAGGTGGCGCAATTTCAATCATGACCGGTATTATCTTTGTCCGTTCAATGCTTCAAACGAAAGAAAAAACCCCAAAGCTGGATTGGGTGCTTCGTTTTATGATTTTGAACGCTTTCCTACTGGCTTTAGCAGCACTGTTTAGGGAAACAACCTACTCCGTAGTCCTTATTACTATCGCATTACTGCTCTACCCTTTTATGGCTGTTGCCGGCATTATTCGCTGGATCCAAGGTTCTCTAGTCTCTGCCATCTACACCGTTGCATGGGGTATTTTAGTTGCAGGGCTTTTTGCGCAAGCGATGAGGGATTTAGGTTACGTAGAGCATAACTTCGCGACATATTATTGGCCAGTGATTGCCTCTTTCAGTGAGATGGGAGTAATCCTAATTGCGATGGGTATTCGCTTACTACAACTCCGCAAACGAAAAGACAACGCTGAAACCTTATATCGTCGTCAGTTGGAACGAGCTAAATATGAGCTTGAAATGCTGGTCTCTGAACGCACACAAGCATTGGAGCAAGAAAAGCAAAGAGCGGAAATTGAAGCTAGAACCGATCCTCTTACTGGTATTAGTAACCGTCGTAGCTTTATGAAACTTGCAGAAGAGTCATTTGACCGAAGCATGTTAGAAACGAAACCTTTGGCAGTCATTATGTTTGATTTGGACCACTTCAAAGAAATCAATGATCGCTTTGGTCACTCGACAGGTGATAAAGCGCTCAAGCTTTTTGCCAGCACAATTTCAGGCAATATTCCCGACAACGCCATTTTTGGCCGATTGGGTGGCGAAGAATTTTGCATGGTATTCCATGGCGATCAAATGATGGCGATGGACATTTCAGAGTTTCTGCGTAGTACGATTGAAAACATATCCATAGACAACGGTGAAAGACAAGTTCGCTTTACCACCAGCGTCGGTATTTCTGTTTTGGATAACGAGAAACACATCGATCAACTGATTACAAATGCAGATAAGGCGTTGTACAGGGCGAAATACTCAGGAAGGAATAAGGTCGTCGTTGATTAG
- a CDS encoding di-heme-cytochrome C peroxidase: MQLEKTVQWLILPFKWLFKALLTALKAMFRVVLKLLLKVYKWGLGVIKALWNLWLSIGPKWVRVSIFSIFVLAVIYFQVKAYLAPNLTVETVNEVHYLNKGWTENDRETYYFTPQGTELLGLEYSWLVNLEMPLSRGMLASTDNMRGWGFIVDPGQQPSVMNPGNLPIGFGRHIDPKTQREKLDITCAACHTGELHYQGKALRVDGGQALHSISNVKQGEFILSLGASAFLTYADPFKFNRFADRVVGEDMDKRMKLRKDLKAFLVKGYGFAKTAGNPKFYPVEEGRGRTDAVGRIGNVVFGYDIDEPSNLRIADAPVSYPFLWDMWRFDWVQYTGFTNQPMARNIGESLGVLAPIKLVNDNGELLTSDEFGETVIDLPGMHCIEGKLRTLEPPRWPEEILGDIDIAMATQGKNLFSERCEFCHGPHRSESYQWPVASHEGANPAHQNDVNWQWDMDGDITYEAGRAIRQDWREVVWALPWIDTKIIGTDATAANNYMDHKYDASKIIPDSAPVNAGDGLQILLNRLIPKLYQDDHIDKSLIPEYDGLNIPFRIANKRAYKSRPLHGVWATPPFLHNGSVPSIYHLLSPQSERPQAFYVGNREYDPIHLGYVTDIKQGAFLHDTKIDGNGNKGHLFTDADVTGRIGTLLSVKERMELIEYLKVLGNPDYDLALGGDPQNWNQYVEAPYFESEQRACEARFESAKSHPLEVH, encoded by the coding sequence GTGCAATTAGAAAAAACAGTTCAGTGGCTTATTCTGCCGTTTAAATGGCTTTTTAAAGCGCTACTAACAGCACTAAAGGCGATGTTCCGAGTTGTGTTAAAGCTCTTACTAAAAGTATACAAATGGGGGCTGGGGGTTATAAAGGCGTTATGGAACCTCTGGCTTTCCATTGGCCCTAAATGGGTTAGAGTTTCGATATTTTCAATCTTCGTTTTGGCTGTTATCTATTTTCAGGTTAAAGCGTATTTAGCACCTAACTTGACGGTGGAGACCGTGAATGAAGTTCATTATTTGAACAAAGGGTGGACTGAAAATGATAGAGAAACCTATTATTTTACCCCTCAAGGAACAGAACTTCTTGGCTTAGAATACAGTTGGTTAGTGAACCTAGAAATGCCTTTATCGAGAGGGATGCTAGCAAGTACCGATAACATGAGAGGCTGGGGGTTTATCGTGGACCCTGGTCAGCAGCCTAGTGTCATGAACCCCGGAAATTTACCCATCGGTTTCGGGCGGCACATCGATCCAAAAACGCAGCGTGAAAAACTGGACATTACGTGTGCGGCTTGCCACACCGGTGAGTTGCATTACCAAGGAAAGGCGCTTCGTGTCGATGGTGGACAAGCACTTCACAGCATTTCAAATGTAAAACAGGGCGAGTTTATCTTGTCTTTGGGCGCTTCTGCTTTTCTTACTTATGCTGATCCTTTTAAGTTTAACCGCTTTGCCGACCGCGTTGTCGGGGAAGATATGGATAAGCGTATGAAGCTAAGAAAGGATCTAAAAGCCTTTCTTGTAAAAGGATATGGTTTTGCTAAAACAGCCGGTAACCCTAAGTTCTATCCCGTTGAAGAAGGGCGAGGAAGAACAGACGCGGTAGGTCGAATCGGAAATGTTGTGTTTGGCTACGATATCGATGAACCCAGCAACCTACGAATCGCAGATGCCCCCGTAAGTTACCCTTTCCTCTGGGATATGTGGCGTTTTGATTGGGTGCAATACACGGGCTTTACCAACCAGCCGATGGCTCGAAATATCGGTGAGAGTTTGGGGGTTTTAGCGCCAATCAAATTGGTGAATGACAATGGTGAACTCCTTACATCGGACGAGTTTGGCGAAACGGTCATTGATTTGCCGGGAATGCATTGTATTGAAGGCAAATTAAGGACGTTGGAACCGCCTAGGTGGCCTGAAGAGATCCTCGGCGATATCGATATTGCTATGGCGACACAAGGAAAGAATTTGTTTAGTGAGCGCTGTGAGTTTTGCCATGGTCCTCACCGTTCAGAATCGTATCAGTGGCCGGTAGCATCTCATGAAGGCGCGAATCCAGCTCACCAAAATGATGTGAACTGGCAATGGGATATGGATGGCGATATTACCTATGAAGCGGGCAGAGCGATCCGTCAGGACTGGCGTGAGGTGGTGTGGGCGTTACCGTGGATTGACACCAAAATCATCGGGACAGATGCAACAGCAGCGAATAACTACATGGATCACAAATACGATGCGAGTAAGATTATTCCTGACTCTGCCCCAGTCAATGCGGGAGATGGCTTGCAGATTTTACTGAATCGATTGATTCCGAAACTGTACCAAGACGACCATATTGATAAGTCTCTGATTCCTGAGTACGACGGCTTAAACATCCCTTTCCGAATAGCGAACAAGCGAGCCTATAAATCGAGACCGCTTCATGGTGTTTGGGCAACGCCTCCGTTCCTACATAATGGTTCTGTACCGTCTATTTATCACTTACTTTCTCCGCAAAGTGAACGACCTCAAGCTTTCTATGTTGGAAACCGAGAGTACGATCCTATTCATTTAGGTTACGTGACAGATATCAAACAAGGCGCCTTCTTACACGACACAAAAATCGATGGTAATGGCAATAAGGGGCACTTGTTTACCGATGCAGACGTCACTGGTCGGATAGGCACATTGCTGAGTGTTAAAGAAAGAATGGAACTGATTGAGTACTTAAAGGTGCTGGGAAATCCAGATTATGATCTGGCGTTAGGGGGCGATCCTCAAAATTGGAATCAGTATGTAGAAGCGCCTTATTTCGAGTCTGAACAAAGAGCCTGTGAAGCGCGATTCGAGTCAGCTAAAAGCCATCCTTTGGAGGTGCACTAA